In Cyprinus carpio isolate SPL01 chromosome A5, ASM1834038v1, whole genome shotgun sequence, the sequence CAGCACACCAGCTTCAATCATAACTTCTCTACAAATCTCTGTTGGATCTGACAAGAGTTTTGTAGACATGTCAACTACGTCCTTGATTGTATTAGCTAGTGATGTGGGTATTCTGTTGGGCTGTCCTAAAAGAGATTATTGCCATGTCATTTGTAATGTATGAGCTTTGCTTTGGAAGCAACCCACTTTAGCAGAGATGCTTCTAAATTCAAGAGACTGCTGACTTGAAGAACCACTATTCTTTTCTTTCAGTGTTGCCTGTACTTGTGATGGAGATGATGACTCCAATATAAGATTTTCTTGGGAATTAGAGGGTGTTACAATTGATGATGTCCCTGAGGCAATCACAGTAGCAATTGGCTTTGGAGACATATCTACAACTGTTTTAATTGCACTGGCTGGAGTAGAGGCTGCTTGCCAAATAGGTGTTTGTTGGCTTAAGACTGGACTTAACTGAGATGTTTTCAAATCCATATGCTGTAAAGAATCACTTTGTCTAACATTCGATTGTGATTGACAACTAATAACAAGAGTTTTCCACTGTTGTGTTGGAGGCTCCAAAATCAAAGACATACCAACAACCTCCTCATGAACCTTCCTTTTGAACCCCCTCAGTTGCCACAGCTGAACAAGTACTTGATTTTGCAGACATATCTAATATAGCTTTAATTGCATTTGCTGGAGCAGTTGCTGTTTCATGGTAATGAGGAAGCTGCACTGGCAAACTTGCAGTTCTGTTACAAGGACAATTTTGGCTGTGTAAAACAGGGCCTTCTTGGAAAAACTTGGAGTCGTTAGATAAGAGATGCAATGATTGACGCCTTTTTTGGGATAAGACTTTTCTCTGGCACTGATGGCTAAACAAGCAAAGGCAATCCAACAAGCTCATCATTGCAATCTGAGTTTGATATTGATCTTGCTCTCACAAGTGGCAGTGCTTCCTTTTGAATTGCCTCAGTAACCACAGTCGAACAAGTAGGTGATTTAGCAGACATCTAATGTAGCTTTTCTTGCATTTGCTGGAGCAGTTGCTGTTTGATGTAAACGAGAGGGTTGCACTGGCAAACTTGCAGTTCTGTTGCAAATATGGTTTTGGCTGTGTAAAAAAGGAAAGACCCGGATTCACTACATACGAGCCGGGGTAATGATTGATGCCTTTGTAGGATAAGATTTACCTCTGGTGCTGATGGCTCTACAAGCAAAGGCAAACCAACAGAATCTGTATTAATTTCTGTGACTGAGGCCCGTCTGCTTCTTACAAGGGGTACTGCTTTAGTTGCTAAAGTCTCAGTGATCGTTGACTCCATATGTTTATTGGCTGTCTTTAAAGTCatatccagtgttgttttgacCAAATTAGCTGAAGCAGTGCTCTCATTATACGACGTCCAGTCACATGACTCATTCTCATGGATTCACTAGCAAGTGAAGTCTGCATGTGCAATGCTGGGCTTAACACTTGTGatgtctttttttcaggatttgtatGAGTTGATGGTGCCCAGGGTATGGAAGTTGGTACTTGGCTGGGTTTGGAACTTTGCTTAAATGGGCCTCCCTTGAGCTGATCAATTTGAACTGGTGTTGATGCCGACTTGAACGCTACCTTTAAGGGTGAATCAACCAGGACTCTGTCAGAACGTATATGAATACTGTTTGCTTGGGACATCTGCTCTGAGGCTTGTCTTGCAAGCTGGGGTTTTTGTCTTGGTGATATGGGTGCATCATTGCCACAGCTGTCTTTTTGTATTAGAATTCCACTGTCTGGAGGAAAGTATTGCGGCCTGCTTCTTGGAGAGGCCGGAGCAGATACAGTTCCCAGGGGCACATCAGATATCGTCATGGAGTGATTTCTGACCTCTAGAGCTggaaatgtgacattgatttcttTCACTTTCTCATTTAACTCAACAGTCAGATCAACAGCAACAGTCTCACCCATGTGAATGGTCTCTTCATACTGCTTGTTAacttttagttttgttgtggTAAAGTCAATGACATGCTTAATAGACCTTTCAGCATCAGTATCTGTTGGAGTTATCTCATTAACACATTTGTCTTTTTTGCTCAAGGTTCCAGAGAAAGCCATAGGtttacttaaagaaaaaataataataataataataaaaaaagagttgaCTGCCATTTGAGGCTTGTTAAAAAGTAAATTCTGTGTTGGTGGCAATGATAGTCTCTGATTTGACATCACAGTGGAAGGTTTTGGCTTCATGGGATCTACTTAGTCTTAGAGCCAAATCAAAATTAGATGCTTTCTCTGATGAAGGAGACTGTGTTGACTGTGATGGCTGTCTTGCCAGTTTGTGTTTCTAAGATGCAGCAGAAGGCTTAGATGCAGTACTTGAGTTGTTCTGAGGTTGGTGGAGTAGGTAATACTTGCGGTGTAGTTGTTTCACTCTGCTGTGTAAACCCATCCTGTTTTGTTGAATTTGCTGGTTTTACAGGAAGTGACCTAGTTGGTGTAGGTGGCTTTCCATTGGCATTCAGTAGATCAGAAGGTTTTGTAGATGTGGCCTGAGGTTGTGGTGTAATTGTAGATCCTGCTGATGCTGTGCTTTTAGTTGTTTGTGGTGCAGTAGATGTCCTTTCAACAAAGTTTTCATTCGGTGAAAAAATAGAACTGAAAGTTTGCTTACTTTGAGTTTTCTGGTCAACAGGCTTATCTACATGTCCAACCACGATTTCACGAACTTAAGGTTTCATACCTGAGGGATGCTGTCTAAAGCCCACCGATGAAGTAAAAGTAACTGGAGAAGAGAAATGATGCACAGATACTTCAGGAAAAAGGTCTTTAATACCCTGATTTGTCCAGTATGGTCCTCCATGACATGGGTTATTTGCTTTCTTAGAGAAGTCAGCTGCTTGAAGTTGCTCCTCTGCAGAAATTATACTTGGCTCTTGTGAacccatttttacttttttgagttTGTACAAGCTGAAGTCAACAGGTTTCTCTGTCTGAGCATTTATGGAGTCCTGAAACATTTGGGAGAACTGCTCAAGATTCATGTTCATAATCCTGTCTCCTTTCTGaagagctgataaaaaaaacCAACAGGTGCATTTAGGAGCTGTGAGTCACACTGATTTTCCTGGTATCCACAGAATTTCATCTTGCCATATAAGAGTCTATGGATCTCCTCCATCTACTGTTGGGTGGCTCTTGAAGGGGGTGGCTGCTGGGTAGACATTTGACTCTGTTCTGATGCTTCAGGCCCACTTGTTTGTTGGTCACACTGAACTCCAGAAACAGACTTTGATGACTGAGCCGGAGTACCTACTGATGCAAGTTTGTTGAAAATGCCTAAAAGCAGACCTCCTTGTGGTGGCTCAGGGGTTGATGATGTATGAGAGGGAATCTGATCTTGTCTTTGTAAAGGCTGCCTGTTTCTCTGCTGATGATGACAGGATCCATGAGATCCTTGTTGTGATTGTGCTGGTGTCTGGTTGGTAGAAAAAAGCCCAGAAAAGAATCCACCCTGTTGGCTAGAAGATTGCTGGGGGGCACTTTCATTTGGACCAGATCTACTGGTTTGCTGTGTGGTTTGTGACCGGGGTTGTGCAGTGGTGGTATCTATGATCTTAGTAAGCAACCCAGAGAACATTCCACTTGGTCCACTCTGAGGTGCCCGCTGAGGTGGAGCTTGGTTTTATCTTCGCAAGTTTTGTCTGTTACTTTGCCATGCATTAGGTTGACCAGAACACGGGGACTCCTGCTGTAGATGATTCTGGGAAGCTGGGTCTTTGGCATTATTAACATCTGATGCACTCATACCAAACAGGCCAGAAAGGAAGCCATCCGTCTGAGAAGGTAGTGGTAGTGGTTGGCTCTGTTGTGAGGTCAGGCTACTACTTCCAGGATGTGGCTGTTGAGGGGCACTCTCTGGGGCTGTTAGCttgtttaaaaatgctgaaaacattccACTTGCTGTAGCAGGTTGTGGTTGTGACTGTGCATTTGGTTTGCTGGATTGTTGTTGGTTAGGCTGACTGCCAGAACCACTTGGCCGTTGTGAGGCTGCAAGAGCATCTGTTAGTTTTAAGAGTCCCCCAATAAGTCCTGCTGTTTGACTTGGAGGTGGCTCAGTTGGTGGTGGCTGAGATGACGGGTTAACTCTTTGTGTCTGATTGTTGTTGACTTGGTTGTTGATTACTGTTCTGTTGTGATGGTTGATGCTGCTGAGGCTGGGATACCTCTCCAGGTGCTGGGACAGTCTCAGGGCTTGCCTTCAAATGTTCATATAAGAAACCTCCAGACTGAGGCCGAGGTGAAGCTCCTTGAGAGGGCTCACTGGATTCACCCTCCAAAGTTACTTGCTTCGGGATATTTAGATTTTCAGGATTTGGTGCTGACTGTGCAGGTGCTGTTTGGGGGCTTGAAACTGTATCACTGGCCAATTTGAATAACCCAGAGAAAATTCCAGTgctctgctgtgattggctgtggcTTTGAGCAGCTGCAGGTGATTCTTGAAAGGCGTTTCCTTTATTGGAGGGTTGTTGCTGTTGTGGGCCTGTTGATTCGCTGCTTGTGGTTAAACTTTCAGAGGCAGCCATTTTCAGTGTTCCAGACAACATCCCTCCTGACTGAGCAGATGCAGCCCCTGGCTGAATCTGGCTTGGATTTTGGGTGCCCATAACAGTGGAAAGTAGCCCTGAAAGTAATCCACCCTGTGGAGGTTGACAGGAGCTGCCTGGGGCTTGATTACTTGTTATCACATAAAAGACCAGATAGCAAGCCCTGAGACTGAGGTTGTTCCTGtgaatcattttgtgtctttggCTGCACCTGAGTGTTTGGATGGCATTGATCGTCTGGCTTGGTATTTGATCTATATTGAAGTTTAGATGCATTTTCATTTCTATCAACTGTATCCAGTGCATCTATTTTAATCTCTCTTTGATTTTCAGTAGACAGCCACTCATTATGACATTTTGCTGCAGCATCTCTTTCTGCAACTATATCTGCAGAAGCTTCTTCAACATTGCCgggtttttcaggattcacaacaacagtagtaatattttgtgTAGTTGCTGTTTGATGAGGCTTTGATGAGGCTGGTGTTCCAGTCTGTGGCTTTGGTGGTAAAGTTGAGCTTGTTTTGAATAGATTGGACAACAAGCCAGTTtctgcatttcctttggaaacaCTTTCAAGCAGTACAGAACGACTGGACAGTGGTGATTTAGCCCCAGTTTGGGGTCCGCCAGATCTAGGAGTATTGGGATCTTTACCTGTTGTCAGTTTTAGAAATCCAGACAGCATACCACCTTCTTGTTTAGGCACCTGAGTATTGACTGGAGCATCTGAGGAAAAGAAAGGGAGCTTTAATTTATTGCCAAAAGTACCAGACACATCCTCAGATTTTGGAGCCTCAGCTTGCTTAAAAATAGAAAACCCCGAAGGGACCTCAGTTGGCTTATCGTCGGGAGCATTGTTTGATATGAGTGAGTTCAATGACTTTTTAAAGGGGCTAAATAATCCAGTGTCTTCTGCGAGTGTTTGACTGGCAGGCTTTGCCTCAGTTTTACTCTCTACTAGCTTGTATGTAACACCTCTGGGCATGGAATCAGGTAATTCACCAGATGATTCTGTGTCAGGTAAGAGCTCTACTGATCCACTTCCTGATCCCCCAAATGAGGACTGGTGCTCAGGTTGTGTGCCAGACCCCTCTAAAGACAAACTTTGGAATTTCTCCATAGATTCTTCTTTATACTCTGCATTTTCCCTGAGATATATTTGGTTGTGAAATAGTTTCAGCACTAGATTTGTCTCCAAAAAGCCTGAAAGGGCTCAGTCTTCCTAGCACTGAATCAACCACTGTTTGTGTCTGACTTGAAGTGGAGTCCTGAGTTTGAGAGCCACTTGAATCAGCAATGATTGTAGCATTAGTCTCTGATGTGGCACTAGCTGGTCGACTGACCTCTGGGGACTGAAATGGCAAGAGCGACTGCAAAGAGAACTTCTTGTCTGCATTAGATTCCTGATTAACTACCTGATTAACAGGTAGTAAAACAGCCACTGGAGTTGGACTACAAGTTGATTTAGGTATGAAAGAGAACAGTTTGGAAATAGCAGACTTTGACTGGGGAGGAACTGGAGATGGAgtttttgttgtagtttctgTTGATTCTGTATCTTCAGATGCTGTTTTAGTATTTGTGATTAATTTAAACAGAGCTCATGGTGTTTTTAACACCCACAATACATTTTTCCACAGCTTTTTCCTCTTTTATCTCAGCTGATTTAccctcagttttcttttcttcactctctgtttctgtttttgtgaCAGACTTTTGCATTGATTTATATTTACTCATTTCCTCCTCTCGTCCAGGTTGATATTCTAACACAGAGCCGACTAAGTTCTGAAGTTCGTCCATACTATCATGATACTCCTTATTTGGCTTCTGCACAGATGACAATATTTCATCTGGACCCCATGTGCAATCATTCCCCATGCTGCTCTGTTGTTCATAATAGCCTTATGACCATTCATCATAAGAGGAAATATGTCTTGCGTTATTGTAGTAACTGTCATATTCATACTGTGCATCCTCTTCTACAAACGCCATATCATCTAGCTCCTCTTCAGACCCAAGAGAGAACTGCATTTCATCAGATCCTGCAGACCCATATTTACTTCTTGCTCTCATCCTGGCTTCCTCTTCCTCACAATAAATTGTATAGTTCTCAAGGGTGTCTTCAAATGAGTTCTTGCCCACATCTTGGTTTTGTACAACAGCTCCTCTGTATATGATGTTTGGTTTGCCTTGAGAAGTTGCCTAATTGAAGAAATGATGGAAATTTCAGGATGGGAAATATCATCCTTGAAGTTTCTAGCTTCCTTATAGACCAAACGGACCTCACTGCTGCCTGTGGCTTCTCTCCTGATGGGATTTGCATAACACTGTCTGGTAAAACCGACTGTCTTTGGAGTCACCCGGTCTACTCACGATTCTATAAATTTCACTCTTGGTGTCATCATCGTCACCCCACGTTTTCTGCTCTGGTTCCAGGTAATCATCCAGTATGTtgtcattaattttgtatttggtCTCCCAGTCTTCAACCCCCATACCTGAGTCCACTGGAATCATTCTGACATAATTTGTACCACTTGAAAATCTGGTTTACCTAAAGTGAAAGTGCCAGAAGCATGGATGAGGAGAAGAATGAACAGGAAGAGAAATGaacaaaatcttaaattaaaatatatagatggatataaaaagaaagacagaaaaaatgaaaatgtatgaaacaactaaaatttaacatttttggaGCTAAACTGATAGCAAAAATTAATTTCTTGatgattttaattcttaaaatttattttagaagCAACTCTTAGATATTACTCATAGATCATACAGTATATTGAATATGTGTATTTTGTCTTACCGCACTGATAGTCTTTGGCACACTACCCTTGTTTTTAATGCAAactttaaacaagaaaacaagtTTGTCAGTGCAGAAAGACAAAATACAAGTATATTCAAGACTTTATCTGAAAACAAGTCATAGTATCTTATTCAACGGTTGCTTCAGATAATTGCAATATTGAAAATAACAaacttttttaaggatttttagataaTGGGTGGGTAATAGAATATTTCAAATATGCCAAGATGTACATGTGTTTGTTTAATCAAGTGTTCAAACATACCTCTGTTCCCTTCCTTCTCTATAATCCAAGTCATAGCTCTGGATAGAGTCTGTCCTAGATAATGCATGATTCTGTAACCTTCGGCCAATAGGGTACTGATGTACAGAGGAATTGGGTTGAGCTGTGGTGTGGTATTGTGGAGGCCTGCTGTTTGTCTCACTGCGGTAATCACTGTCCCTGTCATCCACAGCACTGTCATGGTCATCAAAAGCTACAGCATAACGAAATCCAGAATTGAGTAAAGGGTGGTCAGGGAGAACTACACCTAAAActtcaaatgaattaaattaaatgaatgcagagACTCCAAAGACAATGCTAAAGCAGTGACAGTTGTGGTATAGGTTATATTCCagcataaattatattaaactaaatttattagtattatttttaaacttcatATTAAAAGAGAAACTACATGGAATATTTTTACTTGTAAAAGATTGTCACAACACTGCATAAAAGCTAAAAGGAAATtgaaaatggtaataaataaataaataaaggtgatggAGATGTTATTTGTTAATTACACATTTCTAAATACAAATCACATTcacaacaaataaatgcatgaagcataaatatatgaataacgAAGGAATAATGAATAACCAAAATAGGAAAGGAGAAAGAATTTCAGTTTACAAATGCACTTAACTTCAATAGTAAGTTaccaatgaaaatgaaatgaatcaaAAGCATTTGTTGCATTTGACAGGCGTAGCCTAACTGATAGAGTGTCGGACTTGTACCCTGAAGGTTTCGGCTTCGAGTCTCAGGTCCCACAATGGTATGACATCACACTTTGCAGCGTCTTTTCAAAAGCTTAAATTCAACACATAACAagtaataataaatctaaaatgtaaaattatacaatctaCTCCACTTTCCTGCAATGCTGCAGTTTTACATttctgttcttttaattcagctaaaGGTCATGCCGTGATGTTTTGATCTTTTCTTGGTAACACAGATTCATGTGATATTAATTTGCTGATCAGAGCTCCCCAAACTTGAACCTATAAGGCAGCGAAATCCAAAACTTTTTTGCATGAGATTGCATTTCTTCTTTCCCACATTTGCAtgtgtatgaatggaagtcaattgACCGAAAAGTATAGTGTGAATGCTCCTTAAGATGGAAAACATCAATTCAGTCTAGTGTGtcaaaacatttgactggtagtgcatATTACACATATGTTTGCTAATTTGTGTAATGTAAATACAATTTTCCATTACAAGTTCCTCCAACCGAACCTtattcactctttctctctgtaaatgaataaatggtaacagaaagaataaagaaagaaagaagtaaaaTGATGATTAGTTCCAAAACACAAAGTACATACTCTGCTGGTCATTCCATCCAAAGTATGTCCAGTCGCCTAGTGGTGTGGAGAAAGTTAAACAATAGAagataatggtaacactttacaataaggttccatttgatAACATTGATTAACTACATTAGTGAACTTCATTaatcatttactaatacattattaaaaccacaatttgtatttgttaatgtttaacagacctgagctaacatgaactaagaataaatAGTTGTTCTAACGACTTGTACTAAATACTTGAACACTAACAATGAGCATTTCATTTGTTAGtcaatgcattaacattaactaataaagTCTTATTGTAAGTGTTacttatgcaaaatataattgcaTAACCCACAGAGAGTGTTTAAAGAGTTTGCAAGCAATTCTGCTTTCTTGattatttaatatcataaatCTACTTCTGTATTTCTTATTACAAATTTCTCTCAAGTATTTCAGGAAATTACTTCATGGTTGcgtaggtcacccaaaaatgaatattcagcaattatttattcacattcatGTTGTTACAAATCTCTATGACATTCTTTTCCATGGAACAAGAAAGTAAATTTCACAGAGATGTCATAGTATTCACTTCcactttattgatttttttcatacaatgaaagtaaatattGACTATCATAGTCTCATTCTGCATAACATCATATTTTATGTTCCaagtaaaaaagaaagtaataaagGTTTAAGTTAACATAAGAGAAGCCTCTTTTGTTGGTGTACTATccttttaaccaaaaataaatcttgacACTT encodes:
- the LOC109089428 gene encoding protein unc-13 homolog B-like: MKEDEIYGTKNPTPHQVLLDTRFELPFDIPDDEAQYWTKKLERINSMRTHDEYSLQDEAQRRQLPSAPSQCCDWTYFGWNDQQTFDDHDSAVDDRDSDYRSETNSRPPQYHTTAQPNSSVHQYPIGRRLQNHALSRTDSIQSYDLDYREGREQR